A stretch of the uncultured Trichococcus sp. genome encodes the following:
- a CDS encoding LacI family DNA-binding transcriptional regulator, whose translation MNSTEIAKLAGVSRSTVSRVINNYPNVPEETREKVLRVIKEYDYVPHASARMLAGSKNKVIGLFIVDLINEEEGLKNRITKSPYYLEFTSSVIETASEMDYLVLVHIIHTVAGYEKIKECFYNKMISGGIFIGQNDDDESIKTIIDRGYRVVLVDQSVRPDDAVYNQCTIVNADNYNGAYRATKYLIDKKHEQIAHITGGTVKFSSKDRIRGYKKALSDAGIKVNKDLIINSEFVEDAGYEATKKLFNGKSKFSAIFASNDKIAFGAIKAVQEEGLKVPEDISVIGFDDIESSKYFNPPLTSIKMELVEMADLATKSIVASIEQDVKPSVNIVPVTLVERESCAILNKLD comes from the coding sequence AAACTTGCAGGTGTATCCCGCAGTACTGTATCCAGAGTGATCAATAATTATCCAAATGTCCCGGAAGAAACAAGAGAAAAAGTCTTAAGGGTAATTAAAGAATATGATTATGTGCCACATGCTTCAGCAAGGATGCTCGCGGGCAGCAAAAACAAGGTGATTGGACTTTTTATTGTCGATCTGATCAATGAAGAAGAAGGGCTGAAAAATAGGATCACCAAAAGTCCGTATTATTTGGAGTTTACTAGTTCCGTCATCGAAACAGCAAGTGAAATGGACTATTTGGTCCTTGTTCATATCATCCACACTGTTGCAGGTTATGAAAAAATCAAAGAGTGTTTCTACAATAAGATGATTTCTGGAGGGATTTTTATAGGCCAGAATGATGATGACGAATCGATAAAAACCATCATCGACAGAGGCTATAGAGTTGTATTGGTTGATCAATCAGTCAGACCTGACGACGCCGTATACAATCAGTGCACGATAGTGAATGCTGACAACTACAACGGGGCCTATCGTGCAACCAAATACCTCATCGACAAAAAACATGAACAAATAGCGCATATTACGGGCGGTACGGTCAAGTTCTCGTCAAAAGACAGAATCAGAGGATACAAAAAAGCATTGAGCGATGCAGGAATCAAAGTCAACAAGGACTTGATCATAAACAGTGAATTTGTGGAAGATGCCGGCTATGAGGCTACGAAAAAATTATTCAACGGAAAAAGCAAATTTTCGGCCATTTTTGCCAGTAATGACAAAATAGCATTTGGTGCGATCAAAGCCGTCCAAGAAGAAGGACTCAAAGTTCCGGAGGATATTTCTGTGATAGGCTTTGATGATATTGAATCATCCAAATATTTCAATCCGCCGCTTACTTCGATCAAAATGGAGTTAGTGGAGATGGCAGATCTGGCAACAAAGTCGATTGTTGCCTCTATTGAACAGGATGTGAAGCCTTCTGTAAATATAGTGCCCGTCACATTGGTGGAAAGAGAGAGCTGTGCAATCTTGAATAAATTGGATTAA
- a CDS encoding DUF1801 domain-containing protein produces MAYEPKTKPTEVSVEKFIEEIQQPQKKEDAYALLALFAEVTGEEAKMWGPSIIGFGKYHYRYASGHEGDAPLAAFSPRKTALTFYFMLPDGKREELLAKLGKHKIGKGCVYVNKLSDIDTAVLKEMIREDIAHATQLYGGEAAGKTLPASASIAKRLGFEKFKKRAVLGKERAVADDFAELDSYDTDLDAGKYDLIFSYVLTLEELKARVWDTINHDRLNPEGYLYIAYPKIGNKTYDTSVHRDAIFPSLGVDDGKGTVGDSTLKFARLVKLDDTFTLVGMKNAVKSKGHKTKNLY; encoded by the coding sequence ATGGCGTACGAACCTAAAACCAAGCCCACGGAAGTGTCCGTGGAGAAGTTCATCGAGGAAATCCAGCAGCCGCAAAAGAAAGAGGATGCTTACGCGCTGTTGGCGTTGTTTGCGGAAGTGACCGGAGAAGAAGCCAAAATGTGGGGGCCGAGCATAATCGGATTCGGCAAATATCATTACCGGTATGCGAGCGGCCATGAAGGCGATGCTCCGCTGGCTGCTTTTTCGCCGCGCAAGACCGCGCTGACGTTTTATTTTATGCTGCCGGATGGAAAACGTGAGGAGTTACTTGCGAAGCTCGGCAAACACAAAATCGGAAAGGGCTGCGTGTACGTCAACAAGCTTTCCGACATTGATACAGCTGTGCTGAAGGAAATGATCCGGGAAGACATCGCTCATGCAACCCAACTTTACGGAGGAGAGGCAGCTGGCAAAACACTTCCTGCTTCTGCTTCCATTGCAAAGCGGTTGGGATTCGAAAAATTCAAAAAGCGTGCCGTTCTGGGGAAAGAGCGCGCCGTGGCTGATGATTTTGCTGAGTTGGATTCCTATGATACGGATTTGGATGCCGGAAAATACGATTTGATTTTTTCCTACGTCCTGACGTTGGAGGAACTGAAGGCACGCGTCTGGGATACGATCAACCACGACCGCCTGAATCCGGAAGGCTACCTTTATATCGCTTATCCGAAAATCGGGAACAAAACCTATGACACATCGGTACATCGCGATGCCATCTTTCCGAGTCTGGGTGTGGACGACGGCAAAGGTACTGTCGGCGACAGTACCTTGAAATTTGCGCGGCTGGTCAAGCTGGATGATACGTTCACGCTTGTCGGGATGAAAAATGCTGTCAAAAGTAAAGGCCACAAGACGAAGAACCTTTACTAG
- a CDS encoding SMI1/KNR4 family protein has product MYFIPQHTFKNLPILFKTDLLYKNVTVADLPGAYLDLLAEQNGGYLLCSRIPTKEPTSDGIDYAAVHEILGLHDDHQNSLYAQQEVARSAGLPDYFVLFSINGSQLFAFDYSKLSPSGEPSIRHIDIETDNWQTVAADFAEFLRLLTPAPIAVPEEIRLTHTEGAHAFLLADSAGLPELFQHFEDDPDKQWYVQWIAYFSDHPDAACRNIACEALETQILYFRNELPDTVHTVLARFLADSDPAIQELARMLEKELADE; this is encoded by the coding sequence ATGTATTTTATCCCGCAACACACGTTTAAAAATCTGCCCATCCTCTTCAAAACTGATCTTTTGTACAAAAATGTTACTGTAGCCGATCTGCCTGGGGCTTATCTTGACCTGCTGGCGGAACAGAACGGCGGCTATCTGTTGTGCTCCCGTATCCCGACCAAAGAGCCGACCTCGGACGGCATCGATTATGCAGCCGTCCATGAGATTTTGGGACTTCACGATGATCACCAGAACAGCCTGTACGCCCAGCAAGAAGTTGCCCGTTCAGCGGGGCTGCCGGATTATTTCGTGCTTTTCAGCATCAATGGCAGCCAACTCTTTGCCTTCGACTATTCAAAACTGTCCCCATCCGGAGAGCCGAGCATCCGGCATATCGATATCGAAACGGACAATTGGCAGACTGTCGCTGCTGACTTCGCTGAATTTCTGCGCCTTTTGACTCCCGCGCCCATTGCCGTTCCTGAAGAGATCCGACTGACGCACACGGAAGGCGCGCATGCCTTTTTGCTGGCCGACTCCGCGGGATTGCCCGAGCTGTTTCAGCACTTCGAGGATGACCCGGACAAACAGTGGTACGTCCAATGGATCGCGTATTTTTCCGACCATCCCGATGCGGCCTGCCGAAACATCGCTTGCGAAGCGCTGGAAACGCAGATACTCTACTTCCGGAACGAGCTGCCGGATACCGTCCACACAGTGCTGGCTAGGTTCCTTGCCGATTCTGATCCTGCGATCCAGGAATTGGCAAGGATGCTGGAAAAAGAACTGGCGGATGAGTGA